A genomic stretch from Arachis stenosperma cultivar V10309 chromosome 3, arast.V10309.gnm1.PFL2, whole genome shotgun sequence includes:
- the LOC130965245 gene encoding replication protein A 70 kDa DNA-binding subunit A-like, whose protein sequence is MAESYDFLGDINTKKLWWSFKVYIIRIWELPSKFNEKEVQSIEMILQDSKGNRMIASIPKALVQKWSGLIIQFQMYAMNNFIVVKNTRIAQTIPSQWILTFSHRTTVNQIQEPSFPLEAFRFRTIVELLNADKILQSDLFDVIVEVVGKEDPRDLVTTKGKETKRMVIVLEDLEHNKIDCILFGKMVDQILPHLEDGTVEPVIVLLQFFKAIRWNGKTSLQSHFEVSKIHINSQLKEIETFKNRLLSDAPATTSVRISQISSQSKWSTVDELTQGDIAVKTIEQVLNCEKEGPTWITGTIVAINAGKKDWYYKSCRNCPKKVDTSIGNRYECDKCGHTHGSAALRFKVEVMVYDGTGSISLLLWDREMVQLCGKRAEQIRDTEAEGDDEYPPTLNNIMDRKLLLKINVKSANIKQFDQIYTVMKICDDEEIIEKNTQSVLSAEPSTNTEGGCSNSVHVSADFNLKNDCDPEYNLDAMEESISSLKCKTPLKRTSNILKCGSQFVNETDEDGQLSTNKFSRKGCK, encoded by the exons ATGGCAGAGTCTTATGACTTCCTGGGTGATATTAATACAAAGAAGCTTTGGTGGAGTTTCAAAGTTTATATCATCAGGATATGGGAACTTCCAAGCAAATTTAATGAGAAAGAAGTGCAAAGCATTGAGATGATCTTGCAAGATAGTAAG GGAAACAGGATGATTGCTTCAATACCTAAGGCGCTGGTCCAAAAGTGGAGTGGTTTGATTATTCAGTTCCAAATGTACGCCATGAACAATTTTATTGTTGTGAAGAACACCAGAATAGCTCAGACAATCCCAAGCCAGTGGATATTGACATTTTCACATAGGACAACAGTAAATCAGATTCAAGAACCAAGCTTTCCGTTGGAAGCCTTTAGATTCAGAACCATAGTTGAGCTTCTCAACGCTGATAAGATTCTCCAGAGCGATTTGTTTG ATGTGATTGTGGAGGTGGTTGGTAAGGAGGACCCAAGAGACTTGGTTACCACAAAGGGAAAAGAGACTAAACGGATGGTAATTGTTTTGGAAGACTTAGA GCACAACAAGATTGACTGCATTTTGTTTGGAAAGATGGTTGATCAAATACTCCCACACCTTGAGGATGGAACGGTGGAACCTGTGATTGTTCTTCTACAATTCTTCAAGGCTATACGGTGGAATG GAAAAACTTCTCTACAGAGCCACTTTGAAGTGTCAAAGATTCACATAAACTCACAGCTAAAAGAGATTGAGACTTTTAAAAACAG GTTGCTTAGTGATGCACCAGCAACTACTTCAGTTAGGATTAGCCAGATCTCATCACAAAGCAAATGGTCTACTGTTGATGAACTAACACAAGGTGATATAGCAGTAAAGACTATTGAACAAGTGCTTAACTGTGAAAAG GAAGGACCCACTTGGATTACTGGAACCATTGTTGCTATTAATGCTGGTAAAAAAGACTGGTATTACAAATCATGTAGAAACTGTCCAAAGAAAGTGGATACTTCCATTGGGAATAGATATGAGTGTGACAAGTGTGGCCACACCCATGGAAGTGCTGCACTCAG ATTTAAGGTTGAAGTGATGGTGTATGATGGTACTGGAAGCATCAGTCTACTACTTTGGGATAGAGAAATGGTGCAGTTGTGCGGTAAACGAGCAGAACAAATTAGGGATACTGAG GCTGAGGGTGATGATGAGTATCCACCCACTCTCAATAACATAATGGACAGAAAATTACTACTTAAGATAAATGTAAAGTCTGCAAATATAAAACAGTTTGACCAAATTTATACTGTGATGAAAATATGTGATGATGAAGAGATTATTGAAAAGAACACGCAAAGTGTGCTATCAGCTGAACCATCCACTAACACC GAAGGTGGGTGTAGCAACTCGGTGCATGTTTCAGCGGATTTTAATCTCAAGAATGATTGTGATCCTGAGTATAATTTG GATGCTATGGAGGAATCTATTTCAAGCCTCAAGTGTAAAACACCACTCAAAAGAACTTCCAACATCTTGAAGTGTGGCTCCCAATTTGTGAATGAGACTGATGAAGATGGCCAGTTATCAACTAACAAATTCAGCAGGAAAGGAtgtaaatga
- the LOC130967519 gene encoding extra-large guanine nucleotide-binding protein 1-like, whose protein sequence is MASLLKKLRPGVPSVVVDDGGGCDSNFEFSIAEEYKGPPLSYFIPEVPAFKLDQIPVAPIASSPPHHQSSLVVPVIQPIRKSSNATTKLKDGGNEDHKHGVVGLNLISKNSDTAEESGSCSASVSSEIFSCKAEDEDMDDPSSTPTHVKRNSAVKFRDPDSNEMVDDDYNDDEVFSGSEYESGISTPIMNYVRPIHAVRPGKKGTCYRCLRGNRFTQREVCIVCSAKYCRKCVLRAMGSMPEGRKCLTCIGQRIDETKRRNLGNFSRMLKSLLSDCEVKQIMNDEMFCEANQIPAEQVVVNGERLERDKLMLLLTCRYPPKELKPGFYWYDKSAGLWGKEGQRPCQIISPDIDVGGSLQKNASRGKTRVTVNGREITKEELWILKLAGVKWDGPTDFWVTADGSYVEVGHRNVKGRIWDKFGAKVALAFLSLSFPPNLVTTPSEGEGKGEGVNGGSQDNNHQQKMLHKFLLVGSAKSGTSTIFKQAKHLYNVPFSENERQTIKLVIQSNLFTYLGMLLEGCEYFEERSLLEKTNTEHVDESTSSEENSGEIIETTNYSISPRLQGFSDWLIKYMVSGNLDTIFRDIIQNYGPMVEELWSDPAIQATYNRRHELKLLPRNATYFLDRAVEISKINYEPSDMDIMYAEGITLSNSITSMEFSFPVLSGDESLDHEYQHDPSLRYELIRADPTSLGAKCRLLDIFEDIDVVLFSIALTDYDEYIVESNGVVSNKMLLAKQLFENIITYRSFNNKKFLLLLTKYDLLEEKIEEASLTKCEWFCDFNPVISHNQKKGRINDHTNSPPLAQRAFQYIAMKFKTLFKSLTERKLFVSLVTGLEPDTIDEALRYAREVMVWEKWDPSAINKSEITSTTIDEATLT, encoded by the exons ATGGCTTCTCTTCTGAAGAAACTAAGACCTGGGGTCCCTTCAGTGGTTGTTGATGATGGTGGTGGTTGTGATAGCAATTTCGAATTCTCCATTGCCGAGGAGTACAAAGGTCCTCCATTGAGTTACTTCATCCCTGAGGTACCTGCTTTCAAGCTTGACCAAATCCCAGTTGCTCCTATAGCTTCTTCTCCACCTCATCATCAATCCTCATTAGTAGTCCCAGTTATCCAACCTATCAGAAAATCAAGCAATGCTACAACGAAGCTTAAAGATGGTGGTAATGAAGATCATAAACATGGTGTTGTAGGATTGAATCTCATTTCCAAGAATTCAGATACGGCAGAAGAATCTGGATCATGTTCTGCTTCAGTATCTTCTGAGATATTTTCATGTAAAGCAGAGGATGAGGACATGGATGATCCTTCTAGTACTCCAACACATGTGAAACGCAATTCTGCTGTTAAATTTCGTGATCCCGACTCGAATGAAATGGTGGATGATGATTACAATGATGACGAAGTTTTTTCTGGTTCTGAGTATGAAAGTGGAATCAGTACTCCTATTATGAACTACGTGAGGCCAATTCATGCTGTAAGACCTGGGAAAAAAGGCACGTGCTACCGTTGCCTTAGAGGGAACCGGTTCACTCAAAGAGAGGTTTGCATTGTTTGCAGTGCAAAGTATTGCAGAAAGTGTGTGCTGAGAGCAATGGGGTCAATGCCAGAAGGAAGAAAGTGTCTCACTTGCATTGGTCAGAGGATTGATGAGACAAAGAGGAGGAACCTTGGCAATTTTTCGAGGATGCTCAAGTCCTTGCTCTCTGATTGTGAAGTGAAGCAAATCATGAATGATGAGATGTTTTGTGAAGCAAATCAGATTCCAGCAGAGCAAGTTGTTGTGAATGGGGAGCGTCTTGAGAGGGACAAGCTCATGCTGCTGCTGACATGTCGATACCCTCCAAAAGAGTTGAAACCAGGCTTCTATTGGTATGATAAATCAGCAGGACTTTGGGGAAAG GAAGGTCAACGGCCATGTCAGATTATAAGCCCTGATATTGATGTTGGGGGTAGCTTGCAGAAAAATGCAAGTCGTGGAAAAACAAGAGTAACTGTAAATGGTCGTGAGATTACTAAAGAAGAGTTATGGATACTAAAG CTTGCAGGAGTAAAATGGGATGGACCAACTGATTTCTGGGTGACTGCTGATGGATCATATGTTGAAGTGGGACATAGGAATGTCAAGGGCCGAATATGGGATAAG TTTGGAGCAAAGGTAGCTTTGGCATTTCTGTCCCTGTCATTTCCACCTAATCTGGTGACTACTCCCAGTGAAGGTGAAGGCAAAGGCGAAGGAGTGAACGGAGGTAGCCAAGACAACAACCATCAGCAGAAAATGCTTCACAAGTTTCTACTTGTTGGTTCTGCCAAGTCAGGAACAAGTACAATATTTAAACAG GCCAAGCATCTGTATAATGTCCCTTTCTCTGAAAATGAGCGCCAAACTATCAAGTTGGTGATTCAGAGCAACTTGTTTACCTACCTTGGCATGCTGTTAGAGGGGTGTGAATATTTTGAAGAGAGGAGTTTACTGGAGAAAACAAATACAGAACATGTCGACGAATCCACTTCATCTG aagaGAACTCTGGGGAAATTATTGAAACAACTAACTATTCTATTAGCCCAAGATTACAAGGTTTCTCAGATTGGCTAATCAAATATATGGTTTCTGGTAACTTGGATACAATATTTCGAGATATTATTCAAAATTATGGGCCAATGGTAGAGGAGCTGTGGAGTGATCCAGCAATTCAGGCCACATACAACAGGAGAcatgaactaaaattgctcccCAGAAATGCAACTTATTTTCTAGACCGG GCTGTTGAGATTTCCAAGATAAACTATGAACCTTCTGACATGGACATCATGTACGCTGAGGGGATAACCTTGTCCAACAGCATTACTTCAATGGAATTCTCTTTCCCTGTGTTAAGTGGTGATGAGTCTTTGGATCATGAATATCAGCATGATCCTTCTTTGAG ATACGAACTCATCCGAGCAGATCCTACAAGCCTTGGAGCAAAGTGCAGGTTGTTGGACATATTTGAAGACATTGATGTTGTCTTATTCTCTATTGCCTTAACTGATTATGATGAGTACATTGTAGAAAGTAATGGAGTTGTCAGCAACAAAATGTTACTAGCCAAGCAACTCTTTGAAAACATCATTACTTATAGATCCTTCAACAACAAGAAATTCCTTTTACTTCTAACAAAATATGATCTGCTTGAGGAAAAGATTGAAGAGGCAAGTCTAACAAAATGTGAATGGTTCTGTGACTTCAATCCAGTTATCAGCCACAACCAAAAGAAAGGTAGAATTAATGATCATACCAATAGTCCTCCATTAGCTCAACGTGCTTTTCAATACATTGCTATGAAGTTCAAGACATTGTTCAAGTCTCTTACTGAAAGAAAGCTTTTTGTTTCACTTGTTACTGGTTTGGAACCTGATACTATTGATGAAGCTCTCAGATATGCAAGAGAGGTTATGGTGTGGGAAAAATGGGATCCTTCTGCCATAAATAAGTCTGAGATTACTTCAACAACCATTGATGAAGCAACCCTCACTTAA